One part of the Saprospiraceae bacterium genome encodes these proteins:
- the secDF gene encoding protein translocase subunit SecDF, with product MSEKGIVKWLLIAIVFICLLQFIYYIPTNKVERQAEEYAQEQGIGITDENSKSAAIKAGRIHFLDSVSSLKIFSIPLIKEYTYADLKKQQLALGLDLKGGMSTILQIDLSELLVSLSGNSTDPAFKAALSKATERMKSSQSDYISLFVEEFQKESGGKKLASIFSRGASIKDRIKFETPDIDVARILREIANETVDLTFKRLKDRIDKLGVTQPNVSLDKARDMIIVELPGIDNPERARKYLQASAKLEFWEIYRNIDPGVYEAIVNVDKKLKALEKGDTSSVAKDEYKLKDKIEYKRDSLGNVLDSSIVGTDTIRQQDTPLDRGPLLRIFTPASSAAGGYAILGTVEKANRKRFLELVNMPEVKPFLPIDLEFKIDAKPFKLPNEAQASTAYSVYAIKKKPGSSNAPLDGERIVRASANPDNLTGEVVVSLAMDNKGAKAWGELTTRAANDNKREIAILLDDEVVSCPSVREPILGGSSQISGNFTIDEAKDLANILQVGKLPAKTKIVQESLVGPSLGKENISKSLWSTLGGFFLVLLFMVVYYTGGGFVSIIAMFLNVLFILATLASFGTVLTLPGIAGLVLTMGIAVDANVIIYERIKEELAAGRSYLESIKHGYLNSYSAIIDSHVTNLLTCVVLFIYGLGPIKGFAIVLIIGIIFSLFTSVLVSRLIVDWWTGKGKTMGFSSEFTAHAFKNIKVDWVGFRKYAYIFSLVLIIISFVSFFTRGFELGVEFKGGYSYNVSFDRAVDADVLRNTLTKTFEGNPVVKSVDTKNTFNITTSYMINESGDDAVLKVNQKLFEGIKEVLGNDLTYEQFMNHDTKGTHVVSFSQVGPVIADDIKSSAYKSIIIALFVIFIYIFFRFYKWQYSLGAIVALFHDTIVVLGAFSLFHGILPFSMEVDQTLIAAVLTVIGYSMNDTVIVFDRIKEFLSMDSQKTDRELVNEAINTTLSRTINTSLATILTIIILFFFGGASTKGFCFAIIVGIIIGTFSSICVAMPVVIDFTKNLRYAAKKVTSKVTKQVAKV from the coding sequence ATGTCTGAAAAAGGAATTGTTAAGTGGCTTTTGATAGCTATTGTGTTTATTTGTTTGCTTCAATTTATTTATTATATACCTACTAATAAAGTAGAGCGACAAGCGGAAGAGTATGCTCAGGAACAGGGTATTGGTATAACAGATGAAAATTCAAAATCAGCTGCTATTAAAGCAGGTAGGATTCATTTTTTAGATTCTGTCTCTAGTTTAAAAATATTCAGCATCCCTTTAATTAAGGAATATACATATGCTGATTTAAAAAAGCAACAACTTGCTTTAGGTCTGGATTTGAAAGGGGGTATGAGTACTATTTTACAGATTGATTTAAGTGAACTTTTAGTCTCGCTTTCTGGTAATAGTACAGATCCTGCTTTTAAAGCTGCTTTATCAAAGGCAACAGAAAGAATGAAATCAAGTCAATCTGATTATATCAGTTTGTTTGTAGAAGAATTTCAAAAAGAATCTGGTGGAAAAAAATTAGCTTCTATTTTTTCAAGAGGAGCTTCCATTAAAGACCGTATAAAGTTTGAAACTCCGGATATCGATGTCGCCCGAATTCTTCGTGAAATTGCAAATGAAACGGTTGATTTAACCTTTAAAAGATTAAAAGATCGGATTGATAAATTAGGGGTAACACAACCCAATGTATCTTTAGATAAAGCGCGCGATATGATTATCGTGGAATTACCAGGTATTGACAACCCAGAACGTGCACGTAAATATCTTCAAGCAAGTGCAAAATTAGAATTTTGGGAAATTTATAGAAATATTGATCCAGGTGTTTATGAAGCTATTGTAAATGTTGATAAAAAATTAAAAGCACTTGAGAAGGGTGATACCTCTTCTGTAGCAAAAGATGAATATAAATTAAAAGACAAAATCGAGTACAAAAGAGATTCATTAGGAAATGTGCTGGATTCAAGTATAGTCGGGACAGATACTATTAGACAACAAGACACACCATTAGATAGAGGTCCGTTGTTGAGAATTTTTACGCCTGCCAGTTCAGCTGCAGGGGGTTATGCAATTTTGGGAACCGTTGAAAAAGCAAATCGGAAACGATTCCTGGAATTGGTAAATATGCCAGAAGTAAAACCATTTTTACCTATAGATTTGGAGTTTAAAATAGATGCAAAACCTTTTAAACTTCCTAATGAAGCACAAGCTTCTACAGCGTATAGTGTTTACGCAATAAAAAAGAAACCAGGGAGCTCAAATGCTCCTCTTGATGGTGAACGTATTGTTCGGGCTAGTGCAAATCCTGATAATCTTACCGGGGAGGTCGTTGTAAGCCTTGCTATGGATAATAAAGGTGCAAAAGCATGGGGTGAATTGACAACGCGTGCTGCTAATGACAATAAACGTGAAATCGCTATTTTACTAGATGATGAAGTCGTTTCTTGCCCAAGTGTAAGAGAGCCTATTCTCGGAGGAAGCTCTCAGATCTCAGGTAATTTTACAATTGATGAAGCAAAAGATTTAGCAAATATTCTACAAGTAGGAAAATTACCAGCAAAAACTAAAATTGTTCAGGAATCTTTAGTTGGCCCTTCGTTAGGTAAAGAAAATATTAGTAAATCCCTTTGGTCGACACTAGGAGGCTTCTTCTTAGTGCTTTTATTCATGGTGGTTTATTATACAGGAGGAGGCTTTGTATCTATAATTGCAATGTTCCTAAACGTATTATTCATATTAGCCACGCTAGCTTCATTTGGTACAGTCTTGACTTTACCCGGTATTGCTGGTTTAGTACTTACTATGGGTATTGCAGTAGATGCAAACGTGATTATTTATGAACGAATAAAAGAAGAACTGGCAGCAGGGAGATCCTATTTAGAATCCATAAAGCACGGATATCTCAACTCCTATTCAGCAATTATTGATTCTCACGTTACCAATTTACTGACTTGTGTTGTCTTATTTATATATGGTCTTGGACCCATTAAAGGATTTGCAATCGTTTTAATTATTGGTATTATTTTCTCTTTGTTTACCTCTGTATTAGTCTCCAGATTAATTGTTGATTGGTGGACTGGGAAAGGTAAAACAATGGGATTTTCAAGCGAATTTACAGCGCATGCATTTAAAAATATTAAAGTGGATTGGGTAGGCTTTAGAAAATATGCTTATATATTTTCTCTCGTATTGATTATCATCAGTTTTGTTTCATTTTTTACAAGGGGATTTGAATTAGGTGTTGAGTTTAAAGGAGGCTATTCCTATAATGTATCTTTTGATAGAGCAGTCGATGCGGATGTACTCCGAAATACTTTGACCAAAACATTTGAAGGGAATCCTGTAGTGAAAAGTGTGGATACTAAGAATACATTTAATATTACGACATCCTATATGATTAATGAATCTGGAGATGATGCAGTTTTAAAAGTAAATCAAAAATTATTTGAAGGCATAAAAGAAGTTTTGGGCAATGATCTGACCTATGAACAATTTATGAATCATGATACAAAAGGGACACATGTTGTTTCTTTTAGTCAGGTTGGGCCGGTTATCGCCGACGATATAAAGTCAAGTGCTTATAAATCTATTATTATTGCGCTCTTCGTTATTTTTATTTACATCTTTTTCAGATTTTATAAATGGCAATACAGTTTGGGTGCAATTGTGGCACTTTTCCATGATACCATCGTTGTATTAGGCGCCTTCTCTTTATTTCATGGTATTTTACCGTTCTCAATGGAAGTGGATCAAACATTAATTGCTGCTGTACTTACAGTAATTGGTTATTCTATGAACGATACTGTTATAGTCTTTGACCGGATTAAGGAATTTTTAAGTATGGATAGTCAAAAGACGGATCGGGAATTAGTAAATGAAGCAATTAATACAACCTTATCGCGAACTATTAATACATCCTTAGCTACGATTCTTACGATTATAATCTTATTCTTCTTTGGAGGAGCTAGTACAAAAGGATTTTGTTTCGCTATTATAGTAGGTATTATTATTGGAACATTTTCATCTATTTGTGTAGCAATGCCTGTAGTAATTGACTTTACTAAGAATTTGCGTTATGCAGCTAAAAAAGTTACTTCTAAAGTAACGAAACAAGTAGCCAAAGTATAA
- a CDS encoding TonB-dependent receptor: MTKHFFCIWLLLFSMLSLSGQKKLIHGSVQDRKSKDFLTGALVGVGNIGTVTDELGKFKLELDESISTLKVKMVGYQDLNLDITSGIEFIIFLDETSYLLNTTVITSSRFEKPISESSVSMSVIKSELSSKLNSNNVSQILDRVPGVQIIDGQANIRGGSGYSYGAGSRVLLLMDDLPALQSDAGFPNWDDLPLENIGQIEIVKGASSAVYGSSAMNGIIHFRSNYPASEPYTAITIMPRIFLRPENGNEWWGKNQELDFPYEGFVSFVHRQKMKSWDVSTSAAFTTKVGYNKNHDQNTIRVHGLIRKRLQDRLTLSVGLNFNKGESSSFFYWKDKGLFEGDAGSSSSSKKFRFTIDPTVKYVSKLDYHHSLRSRFYHVYNGADNNQSNQSENLYTEYQLSKNIQAIGIQIIGGVLLNQSWTKAKLYSDTNFIHNNLAGFLQFEKKFFNRLILTAGLRYESYRIEGPEYAGGLKVQAKQSEDTVLFRFGLNYKVFETTFIRASFGQGYRFPTIAEKYISTKAGGLSIMPNPNLHSEHGFGVEIGLKQGFKIGKTIGFLDLAFFQSRYYDMMEFVLNNQLQFQSKNIGDTDIKGLELEFQTRTELADFVFTTRGGYTFIEPKYLEFDLAGKLLPINERDSASRGMQNAANSSSNENILKYRSKHLLRFDLQIDYKKLYGGISFNYASHVQAIDWLFELSLFLKGIKDYRAVHDHGYRVYDLRIGYHFKQLDLQVNLQNAFNEDYTIRPGIMDAPRNLSVRATYSY, from the coding sequence ATGACAAAGCATTTTTTTTGCATTTGGCTTCTTTTATTTTCTATGCTTTCATTATCTGGACAAAAGAAGCTTATCCACGGATCAGTACAGGATCGGAAATCCAAGGATTTTTTAACCGGGGCATTGGTTGGGGTTGGTAACATTGGTACCGTTACAGATGAGCTAGGTAAATTTAAATTGGAACTTGATGAAAGCATTTCTACCCTAAAAGTGAAAATGGTTGGTTATCAGGATCTTAATTTGGATATAACTTCAGGTATTGAATTTATTATATTTTTAGATGAGACGAGTTATCTTTTAAACACCACGGTGATTACGTCTTCCCGCTTTGAGAAACCAATTTCCGAATCTTCCGTGTCGATGAGTGTGATCAAATCTGAACTTTCTTCTAAACTGAACTCAAACAATGTCTCACAGATTTTGGATCGGGTACCTGGTGTTCAAATTATTGATGGTCAAGCAAATATACGTGGAGGAAGTGGCTATAGTTATGGGGCTGGTAGCCGGGTTTTATTATTAATGGATGATTTACCGGCATTGCAATCTGATGCTGGATTTCCTAATTGGGATGATTTACCACTTGAAAATATCGGGCAAATTGAAATCGTGAAGGGTGCATCATCTGCTGTTTATGGAAGTTCTGCAATGAATGGTATTATACACTTTAGATCAAATTATCCAGCTTCAGAACCATATACAGCAATAACTATAATGCCTCGTATTTTTCTAAGACCAGAAAATGGGAATGAATGGTGGGGAAAAAATCAAGAATTAGATTTTCCATATGAAGGATTTGTGAGCTTTGTCCATCGTCAAAAAATGAAATCTTGGGATGTTTCAACAAGTGCAGCATTCACTACAAAAGTGGGTTACAACAAGAATCACGATCAAAATACGATTAGAGTTCACGGATTAATTCGCAAACGGCTACAAGATCGCTTAACGCTAAGTGTTGGACTCAATTTTAATAAAGGGGAGAGTAGCAGTTTTTTTTATTGGAAAGATAAGGGTTTGTTTGAAGGGGATGCTGGTTCAAGCAGTAGTAGCAAAAAGTTTAGGTTTACTATAGACCCTACTGTTAAATATGTTAGTAAATTAGATTATCATCATTCCTTGCGCTCCAGATTCTATCATGTTTATAATGGAGCCGATAATAATCAATCAAATCAAAGTGAAAATTTATATACTGAATATCAATTATCTAAGAATATTCAAGCAATTGGGATTCAAATTATTGGAGGTGTTTTGTTGAATCAATCCTGGACTAAAGCAAAATTATACAGTGATACCAATTTTATACACAATAATCTGGCTGGTTTTTTACAGTTTGAAAAGAAATTTTTTAATAGGTTGATTTTAACAGCTGGGTTGCGATATGAATCCTACCGCATTGAAGGACCAGAATATGCCGGAGGATTGAAAGTGCAGGCTAAACAATCAGAGGATACTGTTTTATTCCGTTTTGGATTAAATTATAAGGTATTTGAAACAACCTTCATTCGAGCTTCTTTTGGACAAGGTTATCGCTTTCCAACCATTGCAGAAAAGTATATAAGCACCAAAGCAGGTGGATTGAGTATTATGCCAAATCCGAATTTGCATTCCGAACATGGATTTGGCGTTGAAATTGGGCTTAAACAAGGATTTAAGATAGGTAAAACAATTGGTTTTCTGGATCTTGCATTTTTTCAATCCCGGTATTATGATATGATGGAATTTGTCTTGAATAACCAATTGCAATTTCAATCAAAGAATATTGGAGATACTGATATCAAGGGCTTAGAGTTAGAATTTCAAACGAGAACAGAGCTAGCCGATTTTGTTTTTACTACGCGTGGTGGATATACATTTATAGAACCCAAATATCTGGAATTTGATCTTGCTGGTAAATTATTACCAATTAATGAAAGAGATTCTGCTAGCAGAGGAATGCAAAATGCTGCAAATTCTTCCTCTAATGAAAATATACTAAAATACCGATCAAAGCATTTATTGCGTTTTGACCTCCAAATTGATTATAAGAAATTATATGGAGGTATTTCCTTTAATTATGCATCTCATGTCCAGGCAATTGATTGGTTGTTTGAGTTGAGTTTGTTTTTAAAAGGAATAAAAGATTATCGCGCTGTTCATGACCATGGATATCGAGTCTATGATTTGCGAATTGGCTATCATTTTAAACAATTAGATCTTCAAGTAAACTTGCAAAATGCATTCAATGAAGACTACACAATTCGACCAGGAATTATGGATGCACCTAGAAATTTAAGTGTCCGTGCTACATATTCATATTAA
- a CDS encoding T9SS type A sorting domain-containing protein, which yields MNYFFYTLVYLFTFFNLQAQNCLPDSTFRDSSAGVYPKPISPTNPNGGIKKKACINKPFEFIFTVVVPDSVTVPIYPTPIALEKVAIDTINAISNLPKGITYKCNPPNCVYNKNTFGCLILSGIATADNIPGDFKPIIKLILTINLGFPVPYATEYPGAAFPGEYILTLQSEVDCASATNQDLRKTNYWYPNPGKGILYAESKDVHSIKIYDLQGICIFSTNKMLDKLDLTALNKTGLYYIQWIENNQILNQKLLLVP from the coding sequence ATGAATTATTTCTTTTATACTTTAGTTTATTTATTTACTTTTTTCAACTTACAGGCACAAAATTGTCTGCCAGACAGTACATTTCGCGATTCTTCTGCTGGGGTATATCCAAAACCTATTTCCCCAACAAATCCAAATGGTGGTATAAAAAAGAAAGCTTGTATCAATAAACCCTTTGAATTTATTTTTACTGTAGTAGTGCCGGATAGTGTTACTGTTCCAATATATCCTACTCCTATAGCTTTAGAAAAAGTAGCTATTGATACGATCAATGCAATTTCAAATTTACCTAAAGGAATAACTTATAAATGTAACCCTCCAAACTGTGTTTATAATAAAAACACATTTGGTTGTCTAATTCTAAGCGGCATCGCAACGGCTGATAATATTCCAGGAGATTTCAAACCTATAATTAAATTAATACTTACCATCAATCTCGGTTTTCCCGTTCCTTACGCTACTGAATACCCAGGAGCTGCATTCCCTGGTGAGTATATTTTAACACTGCAATCGGAAGTAGATTGCGCCTCTGCAACAAATCAGGATCTTCGCAAGACAAATTATTGGTATCCTAATCCTGGAAAAGGCATACTTTATGCTGAATCAAAAGATGTCCATTCTATTAAAATTTACGATTTGCAAGGCATCTGCATATTTAGTACGAATAAAATGCTTGACAAATTAGACCTAACAGCACTAAACAAAACTGGTTTATATTATATTCAATGGATTGAAAACAATCAGATTCTAAATCAAAAATTATTATTAGTGCCTTAA
- the mutS gene encoding DNA mismatch repair protein MutS, translating into MEQYYSMKAKHPDAILLYRVGDFYETFSEDAVKTSKILGIVLTKRNNGGTDIELAGFPYHSLDAYLPKLVRAGYRVAICEQLEKPMKGKKIVKRGITEVITPGVTYDDKLLDHRKNNFLASIYITNDLIGIAFADVSTGEFYLSQGKPDYIEKLLQSFEPAEIILSRGKTTTFESTFGDQFYIYPLEEWIFQLEYSREKLLRHFKVSSLKGFGVEELLYGQTAAGAIIHYLESTETKNPDHLSQLSRLASDEIVWMDRFTIKNLELVDPIHPEGKSLLQILDKTLTPMGSRLMRKWLVMPLLDLNKIQNRLGMVESLFNQEQLTDDLNQILNHFGDLERLVSKIPLRRITPREINHILRSLKKLSPLKVLLVKQNHPGLLRLTEKIQECVSLVDLISKQLDSEAPNQINKGGIFIPGFSVELDELKFILNNSKDLLLDIQKKEIITTGITNLKIGYNSVFGYFLEVTNKFKNQGLVPEHWIRKQTMSNGERYVTDELKKLEVKILGAEERIIQIEEELFEKLVDQLQEYLLPLQLNAQVIAEIDVLFSFSKTARSNRYCKPQVDDSMVLDIKEARHPVIEMQLPTGDSYIPNDIYLDSDSQQILMITGPNMSGKSAILRQTALISLMAQIGSFVPAKEAKLGYIDRIFTRVGASDNISSGESTFMVEMNETSSILNNLSNRSLILLDEIGRGTSTYDGISLAWAIAEYIHEIPDRKAKTLFATHYHELNELSNYLLRIKNFHVSTQEINKSVLFLRKLVPGGSEHSFGIHVAQMAGMPIEVLQRAEEILADLEEKRAGSINTNQISDQTKKLQIRIIDSKELEDKKLLDDIKRMDIQTMTPIECMMKLLELKKRIENN; encoded by the coding sequence ATGGAACAATATTATTCCATGAAGGCAAAACATCCGGATGCCATATTATTATATCGTGTAGGAGACTTTTATGAAACTTTTAGTGAAGATGCAGTTAAAACATCTAAAATTCTTGGTATTGTTCTAACTAAACGCAATAATGGTGGCACAGATATAGAATTAGCAGGTTTTCCATATCATTCACTAGATGCCTACTTACCTAAATTAGTTAGAGCGGGTTACAGGGTTGCGATATGTGAGCAACTTGAAAAACCTATGAAGGGTAAAAAAATTGTAAAGCGCGGCATTACCGAAGTGATTACACCGGGTGTAACCTATGATGATAAATTATTAGACCATCGTAAAAATAATTTCCTCGCATCTATATATATTACAAATGATTTAATAGGAATAGCATTTGCAGATGTTTCAACAGGCGAATTTTATTTATCGCAAGGGAAACCAGATTATATTGAGAAATTATTGCAAAGCTTTGAACCTGCTGAAATTATTTTATCAAGAGGCAAGACAACTACGTTTGAATCTACATTCGGGGATCAATTTTATATCTACCCATTGGAAGAATGGATCTTTCAATTAGAATACAGTCGCGAAAAATTATTACGTCATTTTAAAGTTAGCAGCTTAAAAGGATTTGGCGTTGAAGAATTATTGTATGGGCAAACCGCAGCAGGAGCTATCATCCATTATTTGGAAAGTACCGAAACAAAAAATCCAGATCATTTATCACAATTATCCAGACTTGCAAGTGATGAAATAGTATGGATGGATCGATTTACGATTAAAAATCTAGAATTAGTGGATCCAATTCATCCAGAAGGTAAAAGCCTTTTACAAATTTTGGACAAAACGCTAACTCCAATGGGTTCTAGGTTGATGCGAAAATGGTTGGTAATGCCGCTACTAGATTTAAATAAAATTCAAAATCGACTCGGCATGGTTGAATCCCTATTCAATCAAGAACAATTAACCGATGATTTAAATCAAATTCTTAATCATTTTGGTGACCTCGAACGATTAGTTTCAAAAATACCCTTGCGTCGCATTACGCCAAGGGAAATCAATCATATCCTTCGGAGCCTTAAAAAGTTAAGTCCTTTAAAAGTTCTTTTAGTTAAGCAAAACCATCCCGGTCTTTTACGACTTACAGAAAAGATTCAAGAATGTGTTAGTTTGGTGGATCTAATTTCTAAACAATTAGACTCTGAAGCTCCAAATCAAATTAACAAAGGCGGGATATTCATTCCGGGATTCTCCGTGGAGTTAGATGAACTTAAATTTATCTTAAATAATAGTAAAGATTTACTGCTCGATATTCAAAAGAAGGAAATTATTACCACCGGCATTACAAATTTAAAAATAGGCTACAATTCTGTCTTTGGTTATTTCTTAGAGGTTACAAATAAATTCAAAAATCAAGGTTTAGTACCCGAGCATTGGATTCGAAAACAAACAATGTCAAATGGTGAACGATATGTCACTGATGAATTAAAAAAACTGGAAGTCAAAATTCTTGGAGCAGAAGAACGTATTATCCAAATTGAGGAAGAACTTTTTGAGAAACTCGTTGATCAATTACAAGAATATCTTCTCCCATTGCAACTAAACGCGCAGGTAATTGCAGAAATTGATGTTTTATTTTCATTTTCTAAAACAGCTAGAAGCAATCGTTATTGCAAGCCTCAAGTAGATGATAGTATGGTTTTAGATATTAAAGAGGCTAGACATCCGGTAATTGAAATGCAATTACCGACTGGAGATTCATACATTCCAAATGATATATACCTTGATTCGGATTCACAACAAATATTAATGATCACCGGACCCAATATGAGTGGTAAATCTGCAATTTTAAGACAAACCGCGCTCATTAGTTTGATGGCTCAAATTGGTTCCTTTGTTCCCGCTAAAGAAGCCAAGTTAGGATATATCGATCGCATATTCACAAGAGTAGGTGCTAGTGATAATATTTCATCCGGCGAATCTACATTTATGGTTGAAATGAATGAAACGTCTTCAATACTTAATAATTTATCAAACCGATCCTTAATTTTATTAGATGAAATTGGGCGTGGAACCAGTACTTATGATGGAATTTCATTAGCGTGGGCCATTGCAGAATATATTCATGAAATACCCGACCGTAAAGCAAAAACATTATTTGCTACACATTATCATGAATTAAATGAGTTAAGTAATTATTTATTGCGAATTAAAAATTTTCATGTTTCTACTCAGGAGATAAATAAGTCTGTTTTATTTCTTCGCAAATTAGTTCCAGGAGGCAGTGAACATTCATTTGGAATACATGTAGCTCAAATGGCTGGAATGCCAATTGAAGTATTACAGCGCGCTGAAGAAATATTAGCAGACCTAGAAGAAAAAAGAGCAGGATCTATAAATACAAATCAAATTTCTGACCAAACCAAAAAATTGCAAATCCGGATTATAGATTCAAAAGAACTCGAAGATAAAAAACTTTTAGATGATATTAAAAGAATGGATATTCAAACAATGACTCCCATAGAATGCATGATGAAATTACTTGAACTAAAAAAGAGAATTGAAAATAATTAA
- a CDS encoding DUF1801 domain-containing protein — MKKLPSLTSGISEPEKVNEFMSKLNYPLIDVVRHLRTSILNIDKEIGEGIAWNAPTFFYTGFMPPFNPKDYKRYLVGINIFKQDYVRLIFLRGAFVEDPSQLLEGSYADGRRLALFKNVEEVKNKEEDLKNIILHLLHSIGN, encoded by the coding sequence ATGAAAAAACTTCCAAGTCTGACTTCTGGTATATCCGAACCTGAAAAGGTAAATGAATTTATGAGCAAATTGAATTATCCATTAATTGATGTTGTACGACATTTGCGTACAAGCATCCTAAATATAGACAAAGAAATAGGTGAAGGAATTGCTTGGAATGCTCCTACATTTTTTTATACAGGTTTTATGCCCCCATTTAACCCAAAAGATTACAAAAGGTATCTTGTTGGAATCAATATATTTAAGCAAGACTATGTAAGACTTATCTTTTTACGAGGAGCATTCGTTGAGGATCCTTCCCAATTACTTGAAGGGAGTTATGCAGATGGACGAAGGCTCGCACTTTTCAAAAATGTTGAAGAAGTTAAAAACAAAGAAGAAGATTTGAAAAATATTATTCTCCATTTATTACATTCCATTGGAAATTAA
- a CDS encoding methyltransferase domain-containing protein, which yields MDKSKIAVAIFNKLAKMYQDKFMNVDLYSESFDLFCNAIQKENATILEIACGPGNITKYLLNKRPDFNILGIDLAPQMIELAKINNPTANFLLMDCRQIESITSRFDGIMCGFCLPYLTLEETHNLINNVSNLLNLGGILYLSTMEGDYNLSGFKKGSTGDEIFMHFYQAKDLRKILISNAFEILKLQHQMYPTDTEQDTMDLVIIAKKI from the coding sequence ATGGATAAGTCAAAAATTGCAGTAGCTATTTTCAACAAATTAGCAAAAATGTATCAAGATAAATTTATGAATGTAGATTTATATTCAGAATCGTTTGACTTATTTTGCAACGCTATTCAAAAGGAAAATGCTACTATTTTAGAAATTGCTTGTGGACCTGGAAATATCACTAAATATTTATTAAACAAAAGGCCAGACTTTAATATTCTAGGTATTGATTTGGCACCTCAAATGATAGAATTGGCAAAAATCAACAATCCAACAGCAAATTTTTTATTAATGGATTGTAGGCAAATTGAAAGTATTACATCAAGATTTGATGGCATTATGTGTGGATTTTGTCTTCCTTATCTTACTCTTGAAGAGACTCATAATCTAATAAACAATGTTTCCAATTTGTTAAACTTGGGTGGCATCCTCTACTTGAGCACTATGGAAGGCGATTACAATTTATCAGGCTTCAAAAAAGGAAGTACTGGTGACGAAATTTTTATGCATTTTTACCAAGCCAAAGACTTGCGTAAAATCTTAATTTCAAATGCATTTGAAATTTTAAAACTTCAACATCAAATGTACCCGACAGACACTGAACAAGATACAATGGACTTAGTTATTATTGCTAAAAAAATATAA